A stretch of Miscanthus floridulus cultivar M001 chromosome 13, ASM1932011v1, whole genome shotgun sequence DNA encodes these proteins:
- the LOC136499116 gene encoding protein SOB FIVE-LIKE 4-like, with amino-acid sequence MESSSHITGEDDGAGEGCNSCESGWTMYLASPMHMHGHDDDAGGSGKSSGSQGSSVDDGYGYMISRGKKQGYRDYADADDDDSLASDASTGPAKVKSPSPSSLPEHQHGKQDEDYNDDDGAHHGNEEQEEGGGARTKFGASSRKKAAAGNGKVDKGGGDGNSSRRGHSKRGGGSSRRSFFLW; translated from the coding sequence ATGGAGTCCTCCTCCCACATCACCGGGGAGGACGACGGCGCCGGCGAGGGCTGCAACAGCTGCGAGTCCGGCTGGACAATGTACCTTGCCTCGCCCATGCATATGCATGGCCACGACGACGACGCTGGTGGCAGCGGCAAGAGCAGCGGCAGCCAAGGGAGCAGCGTCGACGACGGCTACGGCTACATGATCAGCCGCGGCAAGAAGCAGGGCTACCGAGATTACGCCGATGCCGACGACGACGACTCCCTCGCGTCCGATGCCTCCACCGGCCCAGCTAAAGTGAAGTCACCGTCGCCGTCGTCCCTGCCGGAACACCAACACGGCAAACAAGATGAAGACTACAACGATGATGATGGAGCACATCATGGCAATGAAGAGCAGGAGGAAGGTGGCGGCGCACGCACAAAGTTCGGCGCCAGCTCCCGCAAGAAAGCTGCTGCTGGCAATGGCAAGGTGGACAAAGGAGGAGGAGACGGCAACTCGTCAAGGCGAGGCCACAGCAAGAGAGGCGGCGGCTCTTCAAGGAGAAGCTTCTTCCTCTGGTAA